One genomic region from Metallosphaera tengchongensis encodes:
- a CDS encoding CBS domain-containing protein, translating into MSHTVSQIATKVIHVIKEDDSVVSAASEMKNHNMGSMIVVDSNNQVVGIITERDMVRALADRKIDAKVRDYMTASVKGVTEETTIEDALEIMLENGFRHLPVIGKNGKILGIVSIRDIARALSDSHFLQYGKDWTEVKGSGVVCPVCGLEIDETGYCNCGTGSS; encoded by the coding sequence AGGTCATTCATGTAATAAAGGAAGATGATAGTGTCGTGTCAGCAGCGTCTGAAATGAAAAACCACAACATGGGTTCCATGATAGTGGTGGATTCAAACAATCAGGTGGTGGGTATCATAACGGAGAGGGATATGGTGAGGGCTTTGGCAGATAGGAAAATTGACGCTAAGGTTAGGGACTACATGACAGCTTCAGTTAAAGGCGTCACAGAGGAGACCACAATAGAGGACGCACTGGAAATCATGCTTGAGAACGGCTTCAGACACCTGCCCGTCATAGGTAAGAACGGGAAAATACTGGGAATAGTCTCTATTAGGGACATTGCACGAGCACTTTCAGATTCTCATTTTTTACAGTACGGAAAAGACTGGACAGAAGTGAAGGGTAGCGGAGTTGTGTGCCCTGTCTGCGGATTGGAAATAGACGAAACCGGTTACTGTAACTGTGGTACAGGTTCGAGCTAA
- a CDS encoding archaea-specific SMC-related protein has translation MRIRISNIGGITSPLDIEINEGVNVYTAPNAYGKTSLSRALISMLTSEIKPEDLLNVFSDSGYVEVKYKDKEYYRRIRRLKNKLTESAKLIMDDKRALLLSYFSPENALLNHILSGKDDLEWFISSTSEIEKLKQQKQSVDEKLKIIKGEHEELKSKYKDAVTIQAEIRSIENELESLKKETESDKLINSTTQSISVTRQNKLAELNNKIEQKKKELLDLQTKHTKLELEIQQKEGMVKPELKGIFEEQLNQVTEELQRKASLRNETEIGIKVLERVLDEIKEAEKSHLDTCYVCGSHVDPENWRVRVDVISGELRLKQNSFEGIKKEIDELTKKKEEITKKIAEFENMKNEVQRLKLKKQELFGRMEMVKEQIGELERQKREMEDRFNKNSDMIRVTGPENAISKRISELMNRKNQLEYELASLGVPSSTLNKIREKEKEIEELESQSQNLQIEYMRRLSVTREEFVRVANSLIKELEFDLEAEITPDFTLVAKRNGTVMDLKKLSSSERTSLALILVVTAIKAYFKTPFFIVDESFMTFDQRRFQKLTNYLKDLTEYIIITRSDENVSMKVEQREETQTVSG, from the coding sequence ATGAGAATTAGAATTAGCAATATAGGTGGAATAACTAGTCCTCTCGACATAGAAATAAATGAGGGTGTGAATGTATATACTGCCCCTAACGCATACGGAAAGACATCTCTGTCAAGAGCTTTAATCTCTATGTTGACGTCGGAAATAAAGCCAGAAGATCTTCTCAACGTCTTTTCTGACTCGGGATATGTGGAGGTCAAGTATAAAGATAAGGAGTACTACAGGAGAATAAGGCGGTTAAAGAACAAACTGACCGAGAGCGCTAAGCTCATCATGGACGATAAAAGGGCGTTGCTCCTATCGTATTTCTCACCAGAGAACGCGTTGTTAAACCATATTCTGTCCGGGAAAGACGATCTAGAGTGGTTTATATCTTCAACCTCAGAGATTGAGAAGTTAAAACAACAGAAACAGAGCGTAGATGAGAAGCTAAAAATCATTAAGGGAGAACACGAGGAGCTCAAGTCCAAGTATAAGGATGCTGTAACTATTCAGGCTGAGATAAGGAGCATAGAGAACGAACTGGAGTCACTGAAGAAGGAGACTGAGAGCGACAAGTTAATCAATAGCACCACTCAATCCATATCCGTTACTAGGCAGAACAAACTAGCAGAACTTAACAACAAGATAGAGCAAAAGAAAAAGGAGCTATTGGATCTCCAGACTAAACATACAAAATTGGAGTTGGAGATCCAGCAGAAAGAAGGTATGGTAAAACCAGAGCTAAAGGGAATTTTTGAAGAGCAGTTGAATCAAGTAACTGAAGAGCTTCAGAGAAAGGCTTCCCTAAGAAATGAGACTGAGATAGGGATCAAGGTTTTGGAAAGGGTTCTCGATGAGATAAAGGAGGCTGAAAAGAGCCATCTAGATACATGCTACGTATGCGGTAGTCACGTCGATCCTGAGAATTGGAGGGTGAGAGTGGACGTTATTTCCGGTGAGTTGAGACTAAAGCAAAACTCGTTTGAAGGTATAAAGAAGGAGATCGACGAACTGACCAAGAAAAAGGAGGAGATTACCAAGAAAATTGCAGAATTTGAAAACATGAAGAACGAGGTGCAGAGGTTGAAGCTGAAGAAACAGGAGCTGTTTGGTAGAATGGAAATGGTCAAAGAGCAAATAGGGGAGCTGGAAAGACAGAAGAGGGAAATGGAGGACAGATTCAACAAGAATTCGGATATGATAAGGGTTACGGGTCCTGAGAACGCTATCTCCAAGAGGATCTCCGAACTTATGAACAGGAAGAACCAGCTTGAGTACGAACTTGCGAGCCTGGGGGTACCCAGTTCAACTCTCAACAAAATCAGGGAGAAAGAGAAGGAGATAGAGGAACTTGAGTCCCAGTCCCAAAACCTTCAGATAGAATACATGAGGAGGTTATCAGTTACGAGGGAGGAGTTTGTAAGGGTAGCAAACTCGCTGATAAAGGAGTTGGAGTTTGACTTAGAGGCTGAGATTACTCCGGACTTCACCCTAGTAGCCAAGAGGAACGGGACGGTTATGGATCTCAAGAAGCTCTCCTCTTCGGAAAGGACCTCTCTAGCTCTGATACTAGTGGTGACTGCGATAAAGGCTTACTTCAAGACGCCGTTCTTCATAGTAGATGAGTCGTTCATGACCTTCGATCAAAGGAGGTTCCAGAAGTTGACCAATTATCTGAAAGATCTTACAGAGTACATTATCATAACCAGGAGCGATGAGAACGTCTCAATGAAGGTTGAGCAGAGGGAAGAAACGCAGACAGTGTCAGGCTAA
- a CDS encoding nucleoside hydrolase encodes MRRKVIVDSDTATDDTIAILLSSALFDLVGVSIVAGNVNFQDQVNNALFTLEYIGRDDVPVYIGYDRPILGQWRTVEEVHGKWGMSGWRVSPNRKKPEKEHAVDAILRLSKEYEGELEIMAISPLTNLAQAYLRDNGLTKRVKKVWIMGGAFTRGNTTPLAEFNFWVDPEAAKIVLNAGFEVTIVPWEVTEKYGVIYENEWEEIGKLGSRLSEFFVRSNKALLEFSKLQGNLGSVHPDSLTVYLAYNNQAILEERKLKVDIELCSLSRGGMLVDWYNREHNSIVVLKADRERFKTALLDVLSSF; translated from the coding sequence ATGAGGAGGAAAGTAATTGTAGACTCCGATACTGCAACAGATGACACTATAGCAATCCTACTATCCTCGGCTCTTTTCGATCTAGTGGGCGTTAGTATAGTGGCAGGTAACGTAAACTTTCAAGATCAGGTTAACAACGCTCTCTTCACTTTGGAATATATTGGAAGGGACGACGTCCCTGTCTACATTGGTTATGATAGGCCTATCTTAGGTCAATGGAGGACTGTTGAGGAAGTCCACGGGAAGTGGGGTATGAGCGGGTGGAGGGTCAGCCCTAACAGAAAAAAGCCCGAGAAAGAGCACGCTGTTGACGCAATTCTCAGACTGTCCAAGGAGTATGAGGGGGAGTTGGAAATAATGGCCATATCTCCCCTAACCAACCTAGCCCAAGCGTACCTAAGGGATAATGGCCTAACCAAGAGAGTCAAAAAGGTTTGGATAATGGGCGGGGCGTTCACTAGGGGTAACACTACCCCATTGGCTGAATTCAACTTTTGGGTGGATCCTGAAGCAGCTAAGATTGTGCTGAATGCAGGTTTTGAAGTTACTATAGTTCCGTGGGAAGTTACCGAGAAGTATGGGGTGATTTATGAAAACGAATGGGAGGAAATAGGGAAGTTGGGTAGTAGGTTGTCTGAGTTCTTCGTAAGGTCAAATAAGGCTCTTCTAGAATTTTCTAAGTTACAGGGAAATCTTGGGAGTGTACATCCAGACTCCTTAACCGTCTACCTAGCCTACAACAATCAAGCTATATTGGAAGAGAGAAAGCTTAAGGTTGATATCGAGCTCTGTTCTTTGTCCAGAGGGGGAATGCTAGTCGACTGGTACAACAGGGAACATAATTCTATAGTTGTACTCAAGGCAGACAGGGAAAGGTTCAAGACTGCCTTACTTGATGTCCTTTCATCATTTTAG